GGGCATCCCCCACCTCTTCGTGTGTATCAACAAGATGGATCTGGTCGACTACGATCAGCGTCGCTTCGAGGAGATCCGCGAGGAGTTCAGCCTGTTCGCCAGGCGCCTGGGCTTCAAAGACGTCACGTTCATCCCCATCAGCGCGCTGCGGGGGCACAACGTCGTGCACACGAGCGACCAGATGCCCTGGTACAGCGAGGCGGGCGGAAAGACGCTGCTCGCTCACCTCGAAACCGTGCCTATCGCAGAGGACCGCAACCTCAGCGATCTGCGCTTCCCGGTGCAATACGTTCAGCGCCCGAACCTCGACTACCGTGGCTTCGCCGGGCAGATCGCTTCCGGGCGGATCAAGCGTGGCGACGAGATCGTGGTGTTGCCATCGCTGCGCACCAGCCGAGTAAAGAGCATCGACACCTTCGACGGCACGTTGGATGAGGCGTTCGCGCCGATGAGCGTCACCTTGCGCCTCGAAGACGAGGTGGACGTCAGTCGGGGCGACATGCTGGTGCACGCCTCGGAGCGCCCGAAGGTGGCGCAGAACTTCGAGGCCATGTTGGTGTGGATGAGTGAGGCTCCGCTAGACGTCGGCAAGAGCTACTTCATCAAGCACACCGCGCAGTACGTCAGGGCCGAGGTCAGCGAGGTGCTCTCCCACACCGACCTCGAGACTCTGGAGCCCACCCAAGCGAGCGGACTGGCGCTGAACGAGATCGGCCGGGTCAGAGTGAAGGCGCACCGCCCGCTCTTCATCGACATCTACTCGCAGAATCGCGCTACCGGGGCCTTCATCGTCATCGACTCGGTCACCAACGACACGGTGGCCGCCGGAATGATCGTGGATTCAGGCCAGACTAGCGCGGAGGGATCGTCCCCGGGCGACGGCGCGTTGGACCAAGGCAGTCAGGTCTCGGCGCTGGAGCGTCGTCAGCGCCTCGGCCACGCCGCGCTCTTGATCGAACTGCCCGGTGATGCCGCGACCAGCAAGCAGCTGGGCTTCGCGCTAGAGCGCGTGCTATTCGACCGTAATTACCTCGCGGTAACGGTTGATGGCAGTCAGGTCGGCAACGCGGAGGCGGCGCTCTTCACCCTCAGGCCCTTGCTCGAAGTGGGCGCCATCGTGGTGTGGGTCGGAAACCTGTCGAGCGACACTCGTAGCGCCCTCCAGGGCTATCGCAGCGCCACGCCTCAAATGATCGGCGGAGAGCAACCAGCGGCGCCGAGTGACGACATGGACGCGCTGGCGGTGCGCGTGGTCGAGCAACTCACCAGCTCCGGGGCGCTCACGGCCTGAGGCAGTACGCGGCGCACCAGCGCCGCGAGCGCCACCTCTAGCTCGGCGGTGTCGAGCGCCTGCGGGCGGTCGAGCGCGACGCGGTCGACCGCACCGCTAATTGCGCTTGCCGCGAGGAAGCACTCGACCTCCGTCAGCTCGGGGGCACAGCGCTCTAGGGTCTGGAGGATCGCGCAGAAGCTCGGGTCACAGTTCGAGCCATCCACCGCGGCACGATACAACGTGCGATCGCGCCTGCGACGCTCGAGCAGCAACCGGCCCAGACGAGGCAAGCGCTCCTTCGAGAGCTCGCACAGCTGCTGTTCGAACCACCCTGACTGGCTCGCGAACAGACTTCGCACCAACTCCCGCTTCCCGGAGAAGTACTGATACAGGCTGCCGATACCGACGCCTGCGACCTTTGCGACCTGTGTGGTGGACAGTCCCTCGTAGCCCTTGTCGAGTAGGACTCGTTCCGCCGCGGTCAGGATGACCTCGACCGTGTTGCGGGCGCGACGCTGAATCGGCATGCGCCGTAGCTCCTCACCCACGCTCAGCTCCTGGAGATCTTGATTTTCCACTCCATCAGCATGGGCGGAACGCCATGACGCTGCTTGAGCGCAGCCTGAGCGTTGTCTGAAGGCGACGTGAACTACTTCAGGCAGTGCCCGTCGCGACCTGCTGGTTGTGACGCACGTCAGTTCCCGCCACCATGAACACCACCATCTCTGCGATGTTCGTCGTGTGGTCGGCGATCCGTTCGAGATAGCGCGCCACAGAGAGCAAGCGCTGCGCGTTTTCGGGGTCGCTCGCCATGTGGACACTCAACGCGGGAAACGTCTGCGCATAGGCCGCATCCACCTGAGAATCTCGCTCCATCACGCGCTGAGCTTTCGGGACGTCCTTCGTCACGAATGCGTCCAGGCAATCCCTCAACATGCTTGAGGTCACCTGAGCCATCTCCGGCAGGTCGGTCTCGACCTCGAGGGGTGGATGGTCCGAGAGCTCGATGGTGCGCTCACAGATGTTCGCAGCCAGATCCCCGATGCGCTCCAGATCAGTCACCAACTTGAGCGCGGTCGTGATGAAGCGAAGATCGCCCGCCACCGGCTGGCGCCGGGCAAGCAGCCTCAGACAGCGCTCATCAATGTCCACTTCGAGGCGATCGATGTGGGCGTCGATGCTGGATGTCGTGCGAGCCAAGCGGGCGTCTCGTGTGGCGAACGCCTGCATCGCGTCGTGCACCATCTCCTCGACTCGCGAACCCATGAGCAGGACGCGCTCGCGCAGCGCGCTCAGCTCCTTCTCGTATTCGCGGTCAGTATGCAGACGGGACATGCTTCGAACTCGATCACGGTACGTTCCGGCTTGCCTCAGACTTGGCCCCAGAACCCCCAACTTGGCCTCTTGCCAGAGTTAGCTACGACGGAAATCGCTGGCTTCATGAGCCCCCAACCGACGTGTTGGGAACAGTAGCTCAACGAATGTTCAAGCGTACCCCGGCTCCCCTGAATTGACCACGTTGCCGCAAGAACGTGCACAGATGAGCCGATACCGAGACCACAACGACGCAAGATGCCGCAATTCCTCGGGCGGCATTTGAGACGGATCCAGCCACCAAACGACGCTTCCCCTACGCCTCGAGCGTGCCGAAGCTGCGCCGCAGTGTCGTGGCCGAATTGGAAACCTTTGCCAGCCGGATTTCCGAATCAGAACAATCCATGGCTTTTTTGGGGGGAGAGGAGCCCCTACAGGTGCCGTCGCCGCGACGCGGCAAAGACCGCCTGCGCAGGCCTTGCACCTCGGCCATGCCACTCTGCCCCGCCGCTCTGCCCCGCCGCTCGTGCAGCGGCCCACCTTTTGGTGGTCAACCGAGCTACTGCAGCCGCTCGGCGACTGCGACTGGCATCGAACTCGCCGAGGGGTGGCTCGTCATCTCTTCGCGCGCGACGGGCAACGTCACCCAAAACCGTGTACCCACGCCCAGGGTACTCTCGACCCCCACGTTGCCACCATGAGCTTCGACGAGGTGCTTGACGATCGAGAGGCCAAGACCGGTACCGCCGAGGTCCCTGGAGCGCCCTTTATCCACACGATAAAACCGCTCGAACAGTCGCGCGAGATGCTCTTCCTGGATACCAGGTCCGGTGTCCGACACGCCGATCTCGACCACATCGCCAACGCGTTTGGCAGCGATACGGACGGCGTCTCCGTCCGTGGTGTACTTGATAGCGTTGTCCACCAGATTGCTGAGGATATGCTCCATCGCGCGGCCGTCCGCGTTGATACACGGTAAATCCTCAGGGAAATCCTGATCGATACGCAAGCGACGGTTCTTGATTCGCCCGTCAAACATCCCGAGCACCTGCTGCACGAACGGACGCACCGCCAGGGGTTCCCGTCGCAGGCGGAAAGAACCAGACTCGATGCTCGACAAGCTCAGCAGGTCCTCAACCAAGTCACGCAGGCGGATCGCATTGCGGTCGATGATGTCGATGAAGCGACCCGCAAACTTGGGGTCGTCCTTGGCGCCTCCCATTAGGGTCTCGGCCGCGGAGTGAATCGAGGCAACCGGGGTGCGCAGCTCGTGGGAGACGTTGGCCACGAAGTCGCGCCGCATGCCCTCGAGTCGCCGCATCTGAGTGACGTCCAAGAACACCAAGAGCCATCCCTGTTCCGGCACGGGTTGCACCTGCACGAGCAGGATGCGGGGCTTCAGACCCCGCACCTCGATCTCACCGCTGCCGGGCTTCCGCGACTTCTTCGCGGCCTCGAGCAGTTCGTGAAGCTCGGACTGGCGCACGGTCTCCAGCAGCGTCTTACCCACGACGTCGTTGTTCAGCAGCAGCATCTCGCGGAGCGCGGGGTTGACGTGCTGGATGTGACCCGACGTGTCGATCAGCATCACTCCCTCGCGCATGCTCTCGAGGATGCTGCTCATCTTGTCGCGCTCGCTCGTGAGCTCGTCCAGGGTCGAAGACAGGTTCGTGGCGAGCAAGTCGAGCCCGGCACCGAGGGGGCCGAGTTCGTCTTCCTTGCGGATACGCGCGCGAGCCGTGAGATCGCCGTCTGCCATGCGCTCGGCCACCTCTGTAAGGTGAGTCGCAGTGTTGGCGAGGCTCTTGGCAGCGAAGCTTGCGAGCAGCACGGCGATCGCGAGGCCCAGGATTGAAGCCAGGAGCAGCCCTTTTTCCAGGGTCTGAAGCGCGCCTTCCACTTCCTCCAGCTCGATCGACAGCCTCGCCACCTTTGGACCACCCGGCGCCATTCGCTGAACAGGTACCGCAACGTAAAGCTGACTTTGACCAATGGTGGCGCTGTGGCGCTCTGAGATTCCGCGCCCTGAACTCAATGCTTCGACCACCTCCGGCCGCTCCGAGTGATTCTCCAGCGCCGCCAAATCGCCGGTGGGCACCTCCGAGTCACCAAGCACCCGCCCGTCGGCGGCAATCAAGGTAACGCGGGCCTTGGAGGCTTTGCCGAGGCGATCGGCCAGCGCGTCCCAGTCCTTGACGTCGTCGTCAGGTAGCTGCACCTCGCTGACTTGATCGGCGATCAACTGCGCGCGCGTCACCAGGTCGCGGGTCATGTGGTCCACGAGCACGCTGTGGACCTCACGACGCATGAACAAGAACGCCGCCGTAATGGCGACGCCAATCAACAGCAGAGCAACGAGCGTCAGCTTCGCTCGCAGGCCTAGCTTCAATGCATCGCCGCCTCTTCCGGCGTGCCCACGAATCGATAGCCCACACCACGCACGGTCTCGATGTAGTCCCGTGCGTTGGCGAGCTTCTCGCGGAGGCGCTTCACGTGGGTATCCACGGTGCGCGTGGTGATGCTGGAATCCATGCCCCAGACGTCTTCGAGCAGGGTGCCTCGAGACTGAACTCGGTTCTTCCGATCGTACAGCGTGGTCAGCAAGCGGAACTCGAGGGCCGTGAGATCCACGAGAGCGTCCTCCACCCAGACCCGATGCGCGTCGCGAGCGAACTTCAAGCAACCGAACTCGACGACGTCCTCTTTGATGTCGCCTCCGGATTCGGCGCGGCGCAGCACCGCGTTGATACGCAGCAGCAGCTCCCGCACGCTGAAGGGCTTGATGACGTAGTCATCGGCGCCGAGCTCGAAGCCGACCACGCGATCGATCTCCTCCCCCTTGGCGGTCAGCATGATCACCGGCACGCCGCGGGTGGACGAGTTGTCCTTGATCTGCTTGCACACCTCGGTGCCCGGCATGTCGGGCAACATCAGGTCGAGCAAGACCAGGTTGGGGCGCTTCTCCCGCACGAGGTTCAGCGCTTCGGTACCACGCAGCGCCTGGAGCACCTCGTGCCCTACTTGCTCCAAGTTGTAACGCAGGACTTCTTGGAGATCGGTTTCGTCTTCGACGACGACAATTCTGGCCATTGGGTTGCCCCTGAGTAACGCCCCAGTGTGACGCTGAAGTGACAGGTGTGGAGCCTATCCGGGGCCGACAGCCAGCGCCAGCTCGGGTAAACCGGCTGTTCGCGATCGGCAACGTCACAGAACGGCGCGCCTCACCCCCAAACGAGCGAGCCAAAGCGCCGAAACTGCTCACGGTTCAGCCCGCGGAGCAGCGACAGCCCGCAGCCACTACGGCGTCGAATCATCTACCTTTGGCAGGTCTCAGCGCTTCACTGGCGGGTCCTCGCGCGTGGTCAGCCGCGGCCAGTGAAGCGGTAGCCAACGCCGCGCACCGTCTCGATGTGGTTTCGCGCGTGCGCCAGCTTCTCCCGTAGACGCTTCACGTGTGCGTCGACGGTGCGGGTAGAGGAATCGCCACGCATACCCCACACGTTGTCGAGCAGGACCGAGCGACTTTGCACCCGCTCCCGACGCTCGCAGAGCGTCACCAGCAGCTTGAACTCCAAAGCGGTCAGCTCGACCTCGGTCTCACCAACCCACACGCGGTGGGCATCGCGATCGATGCGCAGGTCGCCAAACTCGAGGGTACCGTTTGCGGGAGGCGGACCTGACTTGCGGCGTAGTACCGCGCGGATTCGCAAGGCCAACTCGCGCACGCTGAACGGCTTCGTAACATAGTCGTCCGCGCCGAGCTCGAAGCCGACCACGCGATCGATTTCCTCGGTGCGCGCTGTACACATGATCACGGGAATGTGCGCGGTCACGGGACTGGATCGCAGTAGACGACAAATCTCCGTCCCTGCGAGATCGGGGAGCATGAGGTCCAACACGACGAGTTCCGGCACCATTTCCCGACAAAGCTTGAGCCCCTCTTTGCCGTTGAGTGCCGAGGTCACGTCGTACCCAAGCTGCTCGAGGTTGTATTGCAGGACGGTGTGGATGTCCTCTTCGTCGTCAATGACGAGAATGCGAGTCATCTGAGCCGGTGGCAGTACCGAGGCAGCGTGACCGTGAGGTGACGTGATCGTAGCGCTCTCGAACAATCTGTAGATGAGCGCTCCACAGCGGCCATTGCGTGACGGTTTGATGGCTACGACTGCCGGCGACGACGAGGCTGGACTCGTGTGACAACGCTGCAACGCCTTGGAGCGTTCGTGACGCCAAACCGACTTTCCTTTACTCCTATTTTGCCGAGACGCCACGATGCCGTCACACAACACGAGCAGGGTCCCGACCACCGATGGACCCCAAGAAGTGGACGAACGACGACGGCGACAGCGGCCGTTTTGGACGGCTCTCTGCAGGCCTCGCCATGGGCGTCCTCTGCATGTCGGGGCTTCTCGCCTTCCTGACGGTTGCAGGTGGCAATGTCACCGAGATCATCCAGAAGGAAGAAGACATCGTCGACGTTCAGCTGGCAAAGACTCCTGAGCCTGAGCCCGAGCCTGAAGTCGAAGAAGAGGTGGATCCCGAGCCGGCGCCACGCGCTGCCGGACCGGTGATGCCGAAGCTCGTCGTTCCGAAGGAGATCCCCAAGGAAGCGCCCAAGGAGACCGACGCACCCGTGGGTGACACGCCTGGTGGCGGCGACCCCTACGCGAACGCCGGTGGTGGCGGGCGCGGCAAGGGCACCGGCAAAGCGGCGCCAAAGCCGACGGCTGAACCCACCGCAGAGAAGCCCAAGCCTCCGCCGCCGAAGCCTGAGAAGAAGAAGGTGTTCCGCGCCAACGAGGTCGCGGTACAGCCAGTTCCTCAGAACCGCCCCTACCCGAGCTACCCCTCTTCTGCGCGCTCCGCGGGCATCGAAGGCGTGGTCGTCGTGCGCTACGTCATCACCGAGTCGGGCAGCACTGCCGCAGTCAAGGCAGTGCGCGGCCCGGCTGAACTCACCGGCGTGTGCGAGGCCGCCGTGAAGAGCTGGACCTTCAGCCCCGCGAAGAACGAGTTGGGACAAGCCGTCCCGGTCGTCAAGTTCGCGCGCTTCCCCTTCAAGATCAAAATCTAGCGTCTGACCCCAGAGCGTCTCGCGCAAACCATTTTCCACAAGCAAATACTAGTCCTTGCACTCGCAACGCGAACCCCAAGCGAACCGAGCTGCCCAAACGGAGCACTTCAATGACCCTCGACCCGATTGAAATCTGGCATCACATGAGTGGCCTGAACAAGGCCATCGCCGTCATCCTCCTCACGATGGGCGTGTCCACCATCGGCGTGGTGGTCGAGCGCATCCTGGCGTTCTCCAAGGCGAACAGCGAATCGCGCACCTTCGTACAGAAGGCGGCCGCACTGCTCGACGAGTGGCGCATCGAAGAGATCATCGCGCTGACGGAGAAGCACAAGGCGTCCACCCTGGCGCGCACCATCGGCGCGATGATGCAGCGCTATCAGCGCGGCCTCGAGCGAGCTGAGAAGGGCCTCACCCCGGTGGAGATGGCGCGCAACGAAGCAGAGCGCACCAAGGAGACCATCGGTGCGGAGCTACGCCGCGGCTTCACGGTGCTGAGCTCCGTCGCTTCCGTCGCGCCCTTCGTTGGTCTGCTCGGAACCGTCATCGGCATCATCATGAGCTTCAAGGCGATCGGCTCCGGTGGCGACGCGGGTATGGCCGCCGTCATGACCGGTATCTCCGAGGCGCTCTTCGAGACCGCGCTCGGCTTGATGATCGCCATCCCGGCAGTGCTCTTCTTCAACTACCTCACCGGCCGTGTGAACCAGATCGAACTCACCTTGGCTCGCTCTTCCAGCGAGCTACTCGACGAGATGGAGAATCGCTATGGGAATGAGCCTGGGCTCGTCGAAGCGCGGAAAGCAGCCTGAGCCGGACATCAACATCACGCCGCTCGTCGACGTGGTGTTGGTGCTGCTCATCATCTTCATGGTGGTGGCGCCTGCGTTGAACAACGACCTGGTCCGCCTGCCCGAGATCGAGCAAGCGGATCCAAAACCGAAAGACGACAACGCTGTCGAGATCACCCTCTCCGGAGATGGCACCACGGTACTCGAAGAGAAGAAGGTGGATAAGGAGACGCTGAAGCGTGAGCTGAAGCAGATCCACTCCACGACGGCGGACCGCCAGCTGCTGCTGAAGACCGACGTCAACGTGCCCTACGAGCGCGTGCGCACGACGCTTGGCCTGATCCAAGAGATCGGCTTCAAGGGCGTCAGCCTGAAGGTCGAAGAGAAGAAGAAGGACGGCTGAGGTCGGCCCACAGCTGGCTCGGCCCCACACCAAGACATCGCCATGGCATTCACCGCACCCTCTGGATCTTCCAAGCACGGCAACCCGCCTAACGTGAACATCACCCCGTTGGTCGACGTGGCGCTGGTGGTGTTGATCATTTTCATGGTCGTGGCCCCGATGTTGACCAAGACCTTCTGGCTAAACCTGCCGAAGAAGGACAAGGAAGACACGCCGCCACCTGCCAACCAGCCCGAGCCGCCGTTGGTGCTCACCCTCAATGCTCAAGGCGTGGTGAAGCTGAATCAGACCGTTGTCACCAAGGGCGAGCTGCCGACTCGGCTGCCACGCATGATGGCGTCGCGAAAGAGCAAGGTGCTCTACTTCGACGCCCACGACGGCGCGAGCTACGCCGAGGCCGTGGAGGTGATGGACCTCGCACGCCGCGGAGGCGCACGCTCAATCGCGATGCTCACGGACAAGGTCGCGGAGTAGTACAGAACGAAAGCTCGTTCCAGACGTATGCCGACTTGAATATCCCCCAGGAAATTCCACTTCGACACGCCGACCGAAGTGTTACAGGGCAGTAACGAGCTTGTAGCGCTTTCGACCGACTCCCCCCGGAGCCTCCCGAATCCTCTATCTTCCCGCCCGCGAACCGGCCATACGCCACCTCGCCTACACCCCGCGCCGCTGAGCGGCACAGACGACTCGAAACGCGCCGCGCTGGCGCGATGAACTAGCAGGCGTACCGGCGGAGGTACGTCGCGAACAACCCAGCACTACCGGACCCATCGCTTGGTGTCCGTACGACGCCGAGCTGCGTCCACTGGCGCGGCTCCTCGAAGAGGTTTCCATGAGGTCCCGCTTTCGCTTCCTCCCAGTCCTTGCCTTACTCGCGCCGCTAACGCTGAGTCAGCACGCCTTCGCTCAACCGGCAGACGATCCGGGGGACGAAGAAGGCGAGACGATCGTCCCGACGGATGAAGGCGACGAACCGCCTCCCGAGGACAAGAAGCCTGAAGACAAGAAGCCCGAGGACAAGAAGCCCGAGGACAAGCCCGCCGGAGGTGGTGACGACTCGGGCTATGACCTCGAGGAGTACAGCGACGAGGAGATGGGCGAGACCGATCTCTCGGAAAAGCCAGAGGCAGGAAAGGGCGCACTCACGGGCACCGTCCGCGACACCAAATACGAGGAGCCACTAGTCGAAGCCGAGGTGGAAGTCGTCGGCACGGACAAGAAGGTGTTCACTGACGTCAACGGGCAGTTCCGTCTGGATCTAAAGCCAGGCACGTACACCATCCGTATCGCCTACGACGCGCACTACACCCAGCGCCTGGACGGCATCATCATCACCGGCGGCAAGATCGCGAAGCTGGACATCAAGCTGCGTCCCGACGAGAAGGCAGTGGAGACGTTCGTCGTGGAGACCAAGGCGGATACGTCAGGCCTCGCCGGCTTGTCGCTCACGCGTCAGCGCTCAGCCGCGATGGGCGACAGCGTGGGTCGCGGTGAAATCTCGAAAACTCCAGACAAGGACGCAGCCCAAGCCGCCCAGCGCGTCGTCGGCGCGACCATCGTCGATGGGCGATTCGTGTACGTGCGCGGCCTCGGCGACCGCTACGCCAACGCCCAGCTCAACGGAGCGCCCCTTCCGAGCCCAGAGCCTGACCGTCAAGCGGTGCCCCTCGACTTGTTCCCGAGCCTGGTGCTCGAGAGCCTGACCATCGCGAAAACCTTCACGCCGGACAAGCCGGGCGACTTCGCCGGCGGTTCCGTGCGGATTAAAACTCGCGATCTGCCCGAGGAATTCCTGTTCAAGGCGACCCTCGGTGTGGGCTTCAACACCCAGGCCACCTTCCAGGACCGCTTGAGCTACCGAGGCAGCAACACGGACTGGCTCGGCTTCGACGGTGGCACGCGCCAGCTCCCGGATGTCCCCGACTACAAGCTCTCGCGCACCACGCGCAAACCCGACGGTGAGTTCCTCACCCAGGACGAGCTCACAGCGAACGGGCGCAAGATCAACTCCTTCATGAGCGCCCAGGAGAAGTTCACGCTACCAAGCCACAGCGCGTCCGTCGTGATCGGAAAGACCTGGAAGCTCGGGCAGGAGCAGAAGCTCGGTCTGGTCGGCTCCCTCAACTACTCGCGCTCCTGGGAGGTGGTCGAAGATCGAATCCGCCGCAAGTTCGACTTCAACGACACCGAACAGCGGCTCGATCTGCTCGCTGACCTGCGGGAGCAGAGTGGCAAAGAGAAGGTCCGCTGGGGCGCCTTCGGCACCCTGACCTATCAGCTGAGCCGCAACCACAAGATCACTCTGACCGGCCTTCGCAGTCAGAGCTCCGACGACACCGCGCGCGTGCTTCAAGGCTTCTACGAGACGCGTCAGGCGGTCTTGACCAGCACCCGCCTGCAGTTCATCAGCCGCGTCTTGAACTTCGGACAGCTCCAGGGTGAGCACACCTTCGAGGACGCGAACCGAGGCTTGCTCGAGTGGAACCTGTCCCTTGCGAAGGCTTTCCGCGAGGAACCGGATACCCGCGACACCGTCTACAAGGGTCAACCCGACGGCTCCGTGGTGTACATCGACGGCTCCGAGAGCGGCTCGCACTTCTACGCCGATCAGTCCGAGACCTCGATCGGCGCCGGCATCGACTACACCCAGCCACTGAGCGAAGATCAAGAATCCGCCAAGGTGAAGTTTGGCGGCCTCATCAGCACCCGCGATCGCGAGTTCGACTCTCGGCGCTTTGCTTTCCGGCGGCGCCCCGGGTCACCGGACGATGACTTCGTGTGCGAGAGCTGGCGCCTCGATTGCCCAGACAAGCTCTTCACTCAGGACAACATCGGCGACGTCATCCAGCTAGACGAGACCACCTTCGATAACGACGCCTACACCGCGGGCCTCGACGTCTACGCCGTGTACGTGATGAGCGACACGGCCCTGACTGACTGGCTTCGCGTCATCGTCGGCGAGCGCATCGAAGTCACCCGCCAAAACATCAGCTCCTTCGACCCGTTCTCACCCGACGACCGCGCCGTCTCGACGGACCTGAAGTCCACCGACATGTTGCCATCGTTGGGCTTGGTGTTCGACACCTCGAAGAAGACCAAGCTGCGCTTCTCCGCGACGCGCACTCTTGCGCGCCCCCAGCTGCGTGAGCTCGCGCCGTTCACCTTCAGCAACTACTTCGGCGGCTACTCCGAGGCCGGTAACCCGAACCTGACGCTGACCAAGATCACGAACCTCGACGCACGCTTCGAGTTTTACCCAACTCTCGAAGAGATCGTCGCCGCCAGCGTGTTCTACAAGTACTTCAAGGATCCCATCGAGCAGACCGTGCAGTCCGCTGGTGACGACGGCCTCTACACCTACCAGAACTCCGAGAGCGCGAAGATGGTTGGCTTCGAGGTCGAAGGCCGCAAGAGCCTCGGCTTCGTCTCGAAGTCACTCAGCGACTTCAGCGCCGTGGCCAACGCGACAATCGGCATTTCGACCGTCACACTCTCGGACGCCAACGACTTCAGCACGTCGCGGGAACGCCCGTTGTCGAATCAGCCGCCGTTCACCATCAACGCTGCGATCGACTACTCGAGCAAAGAAAACGGCGTCAAAGCCCGCCTGCTCTACAACGTCGTCGGTAAGCAAATCGTCGCGGTTGGCTTCGAGGGTCTGCCCGACGTCTATCAGCAGCCGCGTCATCAGCTGGACTTCGTCGTCGCCAAGGACTTCGGGGAGCACCTCGAACTCAAGTTCTCTGCCGCAAACCTCCTGAACTCGCCCTTCACGCGCACTCAAGGCAAGAGCGACGACGGCGACAACGTGATCGACGAGTACACCAAGGGCATGGACTTCTCGATCGGCGCCGGCTACACCTATTGATTCCTCAAGGAAACATCAGTTCCGAACATCAGAGCGGGGCGTCGGCATGGCTGCCCCGCTCTCCTCGTTTTGTCTACTTCACCCCGCGTCCGAGGGCGACGATCGTCGGCTTCTCCTCGCCTGCCGGCCAGTTCACGAAGAGCACCGCCTCGCCGTCCTTGCCGCGTTGGATGCGCAGCTTCATGGTCTTGCCCTTGCGTAGGCGCACCACGAAGTCAGCGACCTTACCCGGCTTCACCGACTGGAAGTAGTCGGCCATTTCGTTCCCGAAGTTCTCCATTCCGGTGAAGCCCTGCACATCCCCTTCGCAGTTCACCTTCAGCCACTCGCGCACGATGCGCATGAAGCACTTGTCAGGCTGGGAGTTGACCTCCTGCGTGTTGATGTTCGTC
This sequence is a window from Polyangiaceae bacterium. Protein-coding genes within it:
- a CDS encoding TonB-dependent receptor — translated: MRSRFRFLPVLALLAPLTLSQHAFAQPADDPGDEEGETIVPTDEGDEPPPEDKKPEDKKPEDKKPEDKPAGGGDDSGYDLEEYSDEEMGETDLSEKPEAGKGALTGTVRDTKYEEPLVEAEVEVVGTDKKVFTDVNGQFRLDLKPGTYTIRIAYDAHYTQRLDGIIITGGKIAKLDIKLRPDEKAVETFVVETKADTSGLAGLSLTRQRSAAMGDSVGRGEISKTPDKDAAQAAQRVVGATIVDGRFVYVRGLGDRYANAQLNGAPLPSPEPDRQAVPLDLFPSLVLESLTIAKTFTPDKPGDFAGGSVRIKTRDLPEEFLFKATLGVGFNTQATFQDRLSYRGSNTDWLGFDGGTRQLPDVPDYKLSRTTRKPDGEFLTQDELTANGRKINSFMSAQEKFTLPSHSASVVIGKTWKLGQEQKLGLVGSLNYSRSWEVVEDRIRRKFDFNDTEQRLDLLADLREQSGKEKVRWGAFGTLTYQLSRNHKITLTGLRSQSSDDTARVLQGFYETRQAVLTSTRLQFISRVLNFGQLQGEHTFEDANRGLLEWNLSLAKAFREEPDTRDTVYKGQPDGSVVYIDGSESGSHFYADQSETSIGAGIDYTQPLSEDQESAKVKFGGLISTRDREFDSRRFAFRRRPGSPDDDFVCESWRLDCPDKLFTQDNIGDVIQLDETTFDNDAYTAGLDVYAVYVMSDTALTDWLRVIVGERIEVTRQNISSFDPFSPDDRAVSTDLKSTDMLPSLGLVFDTSKKTKLRFSATRTLARPQLRELAPFTFSNYFGGYSEAGNPNLTLTKITNLDARFEFYPTLEEIVAASVFYKYFKDPIEQTVQSAGDDGLYTYQNSESAKMVGFEVEGRKSLGFVSKSLSDFSAVANATIGISTVTLSDANDFSTSRERPLSNQPPFTINAAIDYSSKENGVKARLLYNVVGKQIVAVGFEGLPDVYQQPRHQLDFVVAKDFGEHLELKFSAANLLNSPFTRTQGKSDDGDNVIDEYTKGMDFSIGAGYTY
- a CDS encoding biopolymer transporter ExbD, which encodes MGMSLGSSKRGKQPEPDINITPLVDVVLVLLIIFMVVAPALNNDLVRLPEIEQADPKPKDDNAVEITLSGDGTTVLEEKKVDKETLKRELKQIHSTTADRQLLLKTDVNVPYERVRTTLGLIQEIGFKGVSLKVEEKKKDG
- a CDS encoding biopolymer transporter ExbD, whose translation is MAFTAPSGSSKHGNPPNVNITPLVDVALVVLIIFMVVAPMLTKTFWLNLPKKDKEDTPPPANQPEPPLVLTLNAQGVVKLNQTVVTKGELPTRLPRMMASRKSKVLYFDAHDGASYAEAVEVMDLARRGGARSIAMLTDKVAE
- a CDS encoding MotA/TolQ/ExbB proton channel family protein gives rise to the protein MTLDPIEIWHHMSGLNKAIAVILLTMGVSTIGVVVERILAFSKANSESRTFVQKAAALLDEWRIEEIIALTEKHKASTLARTIGAMMQRYQRGLERAEKGLTPVEMARNEAERTKETIGAELRRGFTVLSSVASVAPFVGLLGTVIGIIMSFKAIGSGGDAGMAAVMTGISEALFETALGLMIAIPAVLFFNYLTGRVNQIELTLARSSSELLDEMENRYGNEPGLVEARKAA